One segment of Gordonia terrae DNA contains the following:
- the rsmG gene encoding 16S rRNA (guanine(527)-N(7))-methyltransferase RsmG, which produces MPSDALPEHDQDLDALAVPPAAAVDVFGDRLNLAADYWRILATDGIDHGLMGPREIPRLWDRHILNCGVLGELISERASVIDIGSGAGLPGVPLAIARPDLSITLIEPLLRRSTFLERTTEALSLDNVTVVRGRAEEKSVRGTVGLADVVTSRAVAPLERLSKWSAPLVRPGGRMIAIKGSSAAEEIERDRSVVGRSGITDLSVRTCGERFLDTPTTVITGTKSERSRSGRAGRR; this is translated from the coding sequence GTGCCGTCTGACGCACTACCCGAGCACGATCAAGATCTCGATGCGTTGGCGGTTCCGCCGGCCGCTGCCGTAGACGTCTTCGGCGATCGGCTGAACCTGGCCGCCGACTACTGGCGAATCCTTGCGACCGACGGAATCGATCACGGCTTGATGGGTCCGCGTGAGATCCCTCGGTTGTGGGATCGCCACATTCTCAATTGTGGAGTACTCGGCGAACTGATCTCGGAGCGTGCGAGCGTCATCGACATCGGGAGCGGTGCCGGGCTCCCTGGAGTGCCGCTGGCGATTGCGCGTCCCGACCTGTCGATCACGTTGATCGAACCCCTACTCCGACGCAGCACCTTCTTGGAGCGGACGACCGAGGCGCTCTCGCTCGACAACGTGACCGTCGTTCGCGGACGAGCCGAGGAGAAGTCTGTTCGCGGAACGGTCGGTCTCGCGGATGTGGTGACGTCGAGGGCGGTCGCTCCATTGGAACGACTGTCGAAGTGGTCCGCTCCCCTGGTACGTCCGGGCGGCCGGATGATCGCGATCAAGGGGTCGTCAGCGGCCGAGGAGATCGAGCGCGATCGCTCGGTTGTCGGGCGCTCTGGAATCACCGACCTGTCGGTTCGCACATGCGGTGAGCGGTTCCTCGACACACCGACGACGGTGATCACGGGAACGAAGAGTGAGCGGTCGCGAAGCGGTCGCGCCGGACGACGTTGA
- a CDS encoding ParB/RepB/Spo0J family partition protein: protein MSQRDTAQRRGGLGRGLAALIPTGPADDQSGAPRLGNAAADVVIGKGPTTAGRDTTAGGNDKDSTTATSTGAATQPLSPEEAGAVYRELPPKEIQPNPNQPRTVFDDEAMAELVHSIREFGLMQPIVVRRLKEPTADGIAYQIVMGERRWRASQEAGLDAIPAIVRETPDGDMLRDALLENIHRAQLNPLEEAAAYQQLLEEFGVTHEELASRLGRSRPLISNMIRLLKLPIPVQRRVAAGVLSAGHARALLSLETGSDAQEALAARIVAEGLSVRATEEAVTLANRGDGPDAKAPTAPKRRPMQMPGLQDLAERLSDSLDTRVTVSLGKRKGKIVVEFGSVDDLERIVQFIDPKK from the coding sequence ATGAGTCAACGGGATACCGCTCAGCGCCGGGGCGGACTCGGTCGTGGGCTGGCCGCACTGATTCCGACCGGACCGGCCGACGATCAGTCGGGCGCGCCCCGTCTCGGTAACGCCGCGGCCGACGTCGTGATCGGTAAGGGCCCGACGACTGCCGGTCGTGATACCACCGCCGGTGGCAATGACAAAGACTCGACAACCGCCACGTCGACGGGTGCGGCAACGCAACCCCTCAGTCCGGAAGAGGCGGGCGCGGTGTATCGCGAACTGCCTCCGAAAGAAATCCAGCCGAATCCCAATCAGCCGCGTACTGTCTTCGACGACGAGGCGATGGCCGAACTGGTGCACTCGATCCGCGAGTTCGGCCTCATGCAACCCATCGTGGTGAGGCGCCTCAAGGAGCCCACTGCGGACGGGATCGCGTACCAGATCGTCATGGGTGAGCGTCGCTGGCGGGCCAGCCAGGAGGCGGGACTCGACGCAATCCCCGCGATTGTCCGGGAGACACCCGACGGCGACATGCTGCGGGACGCATTGCTCGAGAACATCCATCGCGCGCAACTCAACCCCCTCGAAGAAGCCGCGGCCTACCAACAGCTTCTCGAGGAGTTCGGGGTCACGCACGAGGAACTAGCCTCCCGCCTCGGCCGCTCTCGCCCGCTGATCAGCAACATGATCCGGCTACTCAAATTGCCGATCCCCGTCCAACGCCGAGTGGCGGCCGGGGTGCTGTCGGCCGGCCATGCTCGCGCTCTCCTCTCCCTCGAGACCGGAAGCGACGCGCAGGAGGCGCTCGCTGCGCGGATCGTTGCCGAAGGTCTGTCGGTGAGGGCGACGGAGGAGGCGGTCACACTCGCCAATCGAGGAGACGGGCCGGACGCGAAAGCTCCCACCGCACCGAAGCGCCGACCGATGCAGATGCCGGGCCTACAGGATCTCGCGGAGAGGCTGTCCGACAGCCTGGACACCAGGGTTACAGTCAGTCTAGGGAAAAGAAAAGGCAAGATCGTGGTGGAGTTCGGCTCGGTCGACGACCTGGAACGCATCGTTCAGTTCATCGATCCGAAGAAGTGA
- a CDS encoding ParA family protein: MVDQDPNVSRETPVGARPGVDGQPFADTPIAMAAERASQVLTPGGAGQLPRPPHTRIMTVANQKGGVGKTTTTVNLAAGLALRGLRVLVVDLDPQGNASTALGIDHRAQDIASVYELLLGEVTLKEAIQESPSQQGLFCVPATLDLAGAEIELVSLVARENRLRNALSDDVLAEYQIDYVFIDCPPSLGLLTVNAMVAAREVLIPIQCEYYALEGVGQLLRNIELVQAHLNRDLHVSTIVLTMYDGRTKLADQVAEEVRRHFGDKVLSTIIPRSVKVSEAPGYGMTIIEYDPGSRGAMSYLDAARELALRASEGAPA; the protein is encoded by the coding sequence GTGGTCGATCAAGACCCGAATGTTTCACGTGAAACCCCGGTCGGGGCGCGCCCTGGAGTGGATGGTCAGCCATTCGCCGACACCCCCATCGCCATGGCCGCCGAACGCGCGAGCCAGGTCTTGACTCCGGGGGGAGCCGGCCAGCTGCCGAGACCTCCGCACACGCGGATCATGACGGTTGCCAACCAGAAGGGCGGCGTCGGAAAAACCACCACGACGGTGAACCTGGCGGCGGGTCTCGCGCTGCGGGGTCTTCGGGTTCTGGTGGTCGACCTCGACCCGCAGGGAAATGCCAGCACGGCGCTGGGTATCGATCATCGAGCGCAGGACATCGCCTCGGTGTACGAACTGTTGCTCGGTGAGGTGACGCTGAAGGAAGCGATTCAGGAGTCGCCGAGTCAGCAAGGTCTGTTCTGCGTCCCGGCCACCCTAGATCTGGCCGGCGCCGAGATCGAACTCGTTTCGCTCGTTGCGCGGGAGAACAGGCTCCGCAACGCGCTGTCCGACGATGTTCTCGCGGAGTACCAGATCGATTACGTCTTCATCGACTGTCCCCCATCGCTGGGCCTGCTGACCGTGAACGCGATGGTTGCGGCTCGTGAGGTTCTCATCCCGATCCAGTGCGAGTACTACGCACTCGAAGGCGTGGGACAGCTGCTGCGCAATATCGAACTCGTGCAAGCACACCTGAACCGCGACCTCCACGTCTCCACGATCGTGCTGACGATGTACGACGGCCGGACCAAGCTGGCGGACCAGGTCGCGGAGGAAGTACGTCGACACTTCGGCGACAAGGTGCTGAGTACGATCATCCCCCGCAGCGTCAAGGTGTCGGAGGCGCCCGGATATGGGATGACGATCATCGAATACGACCCGGGCTCCCGAGGGGCGATGAGCTATCTGGACGCCGCGCGCGAGTTGGCACTACGTGCGTCCGAGGGGGCGCCGGCGTGA
- a CDS encoding protein jag, giving the protein MTAETATQAGTDAEATAGTQPEDQVDDAAQNAADTEAAVVSEAADADDTGDDASDETDDVDGDDSDDEDEDDEDRLVEEGEIAGDYLEQLLDVLDFDGDIDLDVDGDRAVVSIDGGDDLTKLVGRKGEVLDALQELTRLAVQQATGERSRLMLDIARWRSDRRDRLARLGREVAERVLSSGEREALDPMTPFERKIVHDAVAVVDGVVSESEGAEPKRRVVVLPS; this is encoded by the coding sequence ATGACAGCAGAGACTGCAACTCAAGCCGGTACAGACGCCGAGGCAACGGCCGGGACCCAGCCCGAGGATCAGGTCGATGATGCCGCGCAGAACGCTGCGGACACCGAGGCCGCCGTGGTGAGTGAAGCCGCCGACGCGGATGACACCGGCGATGACGCGTCTGACGAGACCGATGACGTCGACGGCGACGACTCCGACGACGAGGACGAGGACGATGAGGACCGTCTCGTCGAAGAAGGCGAGATCGCCGGCGACTATCTGGAGCAGTTGCTCGATGTTCTCGACTTCGACGGCGACATCGATCTCGATGTCGATGGCGACCGGGCGGTCGTCAGCATCGACGGTGGCGACGATCTGACAAAGCTCGTGGGTCGCAAGGGTGAGGTGCTCGACGCACTCCAGGAACTGACCCGCCTTGCGGTCCAGCAGGCGACAGGTGAGCGAAGCCGTCTGATGCTCGACATCGCGCGGTGGCGCTCGGATCGCCGTGATCGTCTGGCGCGTCTGGGTCGCGAAGTTGCGGAGCGGGTGCTGTCGTCGGGCGAGCGTGAGGCTCTCGATCCGATGACACCGTTCGAGCGGAAGATCGTGCACGACGCGGTGGCAGTGGTCGACGGCGTCGTGAGCGAGAGCGAGGGCGCGGAGCCCAAGCGCCGCGTGGTTGTCCTTCCCTCGTAG